In a single window of the Raphanus sativus cultivar WK10039 chromosome 9, ASM80110v3, whole genome shotgun sequence genome:
- the LOC108826829 gene encoding protein BRANCHLESS TRICHOME: MKMGRSHETMMTRIPTSDPQDTTTSDIMDSVWKLYDNPYYCCSQQSQQHQQQQRKSFIWDLNFIRVFMESELEKARAEIKGLKAELDYERKARRRAEMMNMRLAKDVEEERKGREAEEMQYKRLLKERSSEKAEMVRMRQEVEEERQMHRLADVLREERVQMKLSDARLFLEEKLSELEESNKEKDKERNMIMKTKILDRASSTPASRCENPHIKRGIKGFVEFPRVMRAIRSKSEKWGSKIEGQKVQLKTLLRQKTTPRCASVHSSV; the protein is encoded by the coding sequence ATGAAGATGGGGAGGAGTCATGAAACGATGATGACCAGAATCCCCACTTCAGATCCTCAAGATACCACCACTTCAGATATAATGGACTCAGTCTGGAAGCTTTATGACAACCCTTACTACTGTTGTTCACAGCAGTCTCAAcagcatcaacaacaacaacgcaaGTCTTTTATTTGGGATCTGAATTTCATAAGGGTCTTCATGGAGTCTGAACTAGAGAAAGCTCGAGCCGAGATCAAGGGGCTGAAGGCAGAGCTGGACTACGAGAGAAAAGCTAGAAGACGGGCGGAGATGATGAACATGAGGCTGGCCAAAGATGTGGAGGAGGAGAGGAAGGGTAGAGAAGCTGAGGAGATGCAATACAAGCGGCTCTTAAAGGAGAGATCGTCTGAGAAAGCAGAGATGGTTAGGATGAGACAAGAGGTTGAGGAAGAGAGACAGATGCATAGGTTGGCAGATGTTTTGAGGGAAGAGAGAGTTCAGATGAAGCTGTCGGATGCTAGGCTTTTCTTGGAGGAGAAGCTATCTGAGTTAGAGGAGTCCAATAAAGAAAAGGACAAGGAGAGGAACATGATCATGAAAACAAAGATACTGGATAGAGCGAGTAGTACACCTGCGAGTAGGTGTGAGAATCCACACATAAAGAGAGGGATCAAAGGGTTTGTGGAGTTCCCTAGAGTTATGAGAGCAATAAGATCAAAAAGTGAGAAATGGGGTTCGAAGATCGAGGGCCAAAAGGTTCAGCTCAAGACTCTTCTCAGACAAAAGACCACTCCAAGATGTGCTTCTGTTCACTCATCTGTTTGA
- the LOC108826830 gene encoding beta-carotene isomerase D27, chloroplastic yields MAAIPSLQAIHLKLGRRGSIQCGISEPSGEPAPIGHKTRYNDGLAERVFMGLFARKMDKFGGSKKKTEVKEKGFWDYDYESFVEVSKRVMQGRSRTQQQEVVREVLLSMLPPGAPEQFRKLFPPTKWAAEFNAALTVPFFHWLVGPSQVIEVEVNGVKQRSGVRIKKCRYLENSGCVGMCVNMCKIPTQDFFTNEFGLPLTMNPNFEDMSCEMIYGQAPPAFEDDPATKNPCLADICSMSNPSSPICPKLQA; encoded by the exons ATGGCAGCTATTCCTAGTCTCCAAGCAATTCATCTCAAACTCGGGAGGCGTGGCAGCATCCAATGTGGGATCTCGGAGCCGAGCGGAGAGCCAGCTCCTATAGGGCATAAGACTAGATACAACGATGGCTTAGCTGAGAGAGTGTTCATGGGACTGTTCGCCAGAAAGATGGACAAGTTTGGTGGCTCGAAGAAGAAGACTGAGGTGAAGGAGAAAGGGTTTTGGGACTACGACTACGAGAGCTTCGTTGAGGTTTCAAAGAGAGTGATGCAAGGAAGATCTAGGACACAGCAGCAAGAGGTTGTGAGAGAGGTTCTTCTCTCCATGCTTCCTCCTGGCGCTCCTGAACAGTTTAGAAAGCTCTTCCCACCGACGAAATGGGCTGCGGAGTTCAATGCAGCTCTTACGGTGCCTTTCTTTCATTGGTTGGTTGGTCCTTCTCAGGTCATAGAAGTGGAAGTGAATGGTGTGAAACAGAGAAGCGGCGTTCGTATAAAGAAATGCAG GTACCTGGAGAACAGTGGGTGTGTAGGAATGTGTGTGAATATGTGTAAGATCCCAACACAAGATTTCTTTACCAATGAGTTTGGCCTCCCACTCACCATGAACCCAA ATTTTGAGGATATGAGTTGCGAGATGATATATGGGCAAGCGCCTCCTGCCTTTGAGGATGATCCAGCCACCAAAAATCCTTGTCTAGCAGACATAT GTTCTATGTCCAATCCAAGCTCGCCAATCTGCCCTAAACTACAAGCATGA
- the LOC108826828 gene encoding two-component response regulator-like PRR1, whose product MDSELYIFDGSSSSSSICHHSSSTEPDMFSSDTTTTTDLFCKNPYLNPIDDPYLNFFDNFTPTTHHLLSLSPPLSQLQTLNLSHTNTFPSFESFDPVKTEHPLFNSSVIEDSSSFPNQNLLSSPENSFLSDHMRRVCSTGDLQNPRMDTTGQRSYSSPLGAESSWTTPFPGEEQGLKVGRYGAEERKEKISKYRAKRTQRNFTKTIKYACRKTLADNRPRVRGRFARNDEVLENPKIASSFTIQEDDDLWNLDGLHEEEEAFMSSFVECQSQPQRQVQYTTSFW is encoded by the exons atggattCTGAGCTTTATATCTTTGATGggtcttcatcttcttcctcaattTGCCACCATTCAAGTAGTACTGAACCAGATATGTTTTCTTCCGACACGACAACAACAACAGATCTCTTTTGCAAAAATCCTTATCTCAATCCTATAGATGATCCATATCTTAATTTCTTTGACAACTTTACCCCTACGACTCATCATCTCCTCTCTTTATCTCCTCCACTCTCTCAACTCCAAACCCTTAACCTCTCCCACACTAACACGTTCCCCAGTTTCGAAAGCTTCGACCCCGTCAAGACAGAGCATCCTCTGTTTAACTCTTCAGTCATAGAAGATTCATCCAGTTTTCCGAATCAGAATCTCTTAAGCTCGCCGGAAAACTCTTTCCTCTCCGATCACATGCGACGTGTCTGCAGCACTGGAGATTTGCAG aatCCGAGAATGGATACTACGGGGCAACGATCGTACTCGAGTCCTTTAGGTGCGGAGAGCTCATGGACGACGCCGTTTCCCGGCGAAGAACAGGGTTTGAAGGTGGGGCGTTACGGTGCGGAAGAACGTAAAGAGAAGATTTCAAAGTATAGAGCTAAACGAACGCAAAGAAACTTCACCAAAACCATTAAG TATGCATGCCGGAAAACGTTGGCGGACAACAGACCGAGAGTACGTGGCAGGTTTGCACGTAACGACGAAGTTTTAGAGAACCCCAAGATTGCTTCTTCTTTCACTATACAAGAAGACGACGACCTTTGG AATTTGGATGGGTTgcatgaggaagaagaagcttttaTGAGTAGTTTTGTGGAATGTCAGTCTCAGCCTCAACGACAAGTGCAATACACAACTTCCTTCTGGTGA
- the LOC108826827 gene encoding uncharacterized protein LOC108826827 yields the protein MLRRNVRLRKEYLYRKNLEGDEREIYEKKRKIREALQEGKPIPTELRNEEAKLRQEIDLEDQNTAVPRSHIDDEYANATEKEPKILLTTSRDPSAPLTRFVKELNNVFPNASRLNRGSQVISEIIETARSHDFTDVIFVSENRGKPDGLIISHLPFGPTAYFQLLNVVTRHEIQTKKEMGKMSEQYPHLIFERFTTQMGKRVMNILKHIFPVPKLDAKRIVTFSNESDYISFRNHVYDKGEGGPKSIELKEIGPRFELRLYQVKLGTLEQDEAEVEWVLRPYMNTAKKRQFLGE from the exons ATGTTGCGCAGGAACGTGAGGTTGAGAAAAGAGTATCTCTACAGGAAGAACTTGGAAGGTGATGAGCGTGAGATCTACGAGAAGAAGCGCAAGATAAGAGAAGCCCTCCAAG AAGGGAAGCCGATTCCTACTGAGCTCCGTAACGAGGAGGCCAAGCTTCGACAGGAGATTGATCTCGAAGATCAGAACACTGCCG TACCGCGGAGTCATATTGATGATGAATACGCAAATGCAACTGAGAAAGAACCCAAGATTTTGTTGACTACGTCTAGGGATCCAAGTGCTCCTCTTACCCGATTCGTCAAG GAATTGAACAATGTATTTCCTAACGCCAGTAGACTGAATCGTGGTAGTCAG GTCATTTCTGAGATTATTGAAACTGCGCGTTCTCATGATTTTACTGATGTGATATTTGTTTCTGAGAACCGTGGTAAGCCTGACGGTCTTATTATCTCTCATCTCCCGTTCGGACCTACTGCCTACTTTCAGTTACTTAATGTG GTAACAAGACATGAGATTCAAACCAAGAAAGAAATGGGTAAAATGTCTGAGCAGTATCCTCATCTCATTTTTGAACGCTTTACAACCCAG ATGGGTAAAAGAGTTATGAACATCTTAAAACACATCTTCCCAGTTCCTAAACTTGATGCAAAGCGCATAGTTACTTTTTCTAATGAATCTGATTACATTTCATTCAG gaatcatgtGTATGATAAAGGAGAAGGAGGCCCGAAATCGATTGAGCTAAAAGAAATTGGTCCTCGGTTTGAGTTGCGGCTCTACCAG GTGAAATTAGGAACATTGGAACAAGATGAGGCAGAGGTCGAATGGGTTCTGAGACCGTACATGAACACTGCTAAAAAACGCCAGTTTCTCGGTGAATGA